The uncultured Hyphomonas sp. genome includes a window with the following:
- a CDS encoding TatD family hydrolase → MFDTHVNLHGEPFADDLEEVLERAREAGVARFLAICDRFDNFASVLAIARSHGDIWCSAGVHPHHAKDFPDLTVETLIKAASNPEVVAIGETGLDFHYGYSAEDDQVTSLRKHISAARDTGLPLILHTREADELMADILEDEYRKGTFQPLLHCYTGGPDLAQRALSLGAYVSVSGILSFKSAKEVRAVIADVPIDRIILETDCPYLAPVPMRGRRNEPAYLTHVAEALASLKGMPVDEIKQITDENAVRLFAKVTQQ, encoded by the coding sequence ATGTTTGATACTCACGTCAATTTGCACGGCGAACCTTTTGCCGACGACCTGGAAGAGGTGCTTGAACGCGCCCGCGAAGCCGGTGTGGCCAGGTTTCTCGCTATTTGCGACAGGTTTGACAATTTCGCCTCTGTCCTCGCCATCGCCCGCTCTCATGGCGACATATGGTGCTCTGCCGGCGTGCACCCGCATCACGCAAAAGACTTTCCGGACCTGACGGTTGAGACGCTCATAAAGGCCGCATCGAATCCGGAAGTGGTTGCCATTGGCGAGACGGGGCTCGATTTTCACTACGGCTACAGCGCTGAGGATGACCAGGTGACAAGCCTGCGCAAACACATATCCGCAGCACGGGACACTGGCTTACCCCTGATCCTTCATACGCGCGAAGCCGATGAGTTGATGGCTGATATACTCGAGGACGAATATCGAAAGGGCACATTCCAACCATTGCTGCATTGCTACACCGGTGGGCCGGATCTCGCTCAGAGGGCGCTGTCTCTCGGCGCCTATGTGTCTGTATCGGGAATTCTTTCATTCAAGAGCGCAAAAGAAGTCCGGGCGGTCATAGCGGACGTTCCGATCGACAGGATTATTCTTGAAACGGATTGCCCCTATCTGGCTCCTGTCCCAATGCGCGGGCGGCGCAACGAACCAGCTTACCTGACCCATGTGGCAGAGGCGCTGGCGAGCCTGAAAGGCATGCCTGTTGATGAGATCAAGCAGATAACAGATGAAAATGCCGTTCGTCTGTTCGCCAAGGTAACCCAACAATGA
- a CDS encoding DNA polymerase III subunit delta' gives MTAALPLIGYNDAERTFEAAAASGRMHHAWMIEGPSGIGKARFAMRCAAWLLGARGSADAPFDASVDDPVMSRCLSGGHPDLRILTRELNDKGKLKQDISIEQIRAFNEFFTYRPAMGGWRVGIVDSLDELNRNSANAILKTLEEPPKAAIMFLVNHGSRPVLPTIRSRCRTLRVHTLNKEEMSEVLKLQGYEGDVSAIRHGRPGLAVERASETCRIAANAARTLMTSMPRPNDALVTRAIQAAGIDQTAFAAFRDEVLAKLAEDATEEPPKSRTWLNTVKLVGEVGELNMDPEQAAAKLVSGLLSASGR, from the coding sequence ATGACTGCGGCGCTTCCTCTCATCGGATATAATGACGCTGAGCGGACGTTTGAGGCAGCGGCCGCCAGCGGCCGGATGCACCATGCCTGGATGATTGAAGGCCCCTCGGGGATCGGAAAGGCACGCTTTGCCATGCGCTGTGCGGCCTGGTTGCTTGGCGCACGAGGATCGGCCGATGCGCCATTCGATGCGTCTGTGGATGACCCGGTCATGTCGCGTTGCCTGTCCGGCGGCCACCCGGACCTACGCATCCTGACGCGTGAATTGAATGATAAAGGCAAACTGAAGCAGGATATCTCAATCGAGCAAATCCGCGCCTTCAATGAGTTTTTCACCTATCGGCCAGCGATGGGTGGCTGGCGCGTGGGTATTGTGGATTCTCTGGATGAGCTGAACCGGAACTCCGCCAACGCGATCCTGAAGACGCTGGAAGAACCGCCCAAGGCGGCCATCATGTTTCTGGTCAATCACGGATCCCGCCCGGTACTCCCAACGATCCGCTCACGCTGCCGCACGCTCCGGGTCCACACTTTGAACAAGGAAGAGATGTCCGAGGTATTGAAGCTTCAGGGCTATGAGGGAGACGTTTCCGCAATCCGGCATGGCCGTCCCGGACTGGCGGTGGAGAGAGCTTCCGAAACTTGCCGCATTGCTGCCAACGCCGCACGCACACTGATGACCTCCATGCCACGGCCCAATGACGCGCTCGTAACGAGGGCCATACAGGCAGCGGGCATAGACCAGACAGCGTTCGCGGCATTCAGGGACGAAGTACTGGCAAAGCTTGCGGAAGACGCAACAGAGGAACCTCCGAAATCCCGGACCTGGCTCAACACAGTGAAGCTGGTCGGAGAAGTTGGTGAACTGAACATGGATCCCGAGCAAGCTGCAGCGAAACTGGTCTCCGGACTTTTGTCAGCATCCGGCCGTTAA
- the tmk gene encoding dTMP kinase, whose amino-acid sequence MTRGRFITLEGGEGTGKSTLLAALREKLEAAGQSVVQTREPGGTDLAEAIRNLVLHPPGEQSWSSMAEALLMNAARTDHLEKKIRPALEAGHWVLCDRFADSTRVYQSVQSGVGPAILKMLENTVLGDSRPELTLVLDAPVEQAAQRRAERGGTADAFELRDKAFHEAVRQAFIDIARSEPERCVLLDASKAPEEVSERAWHEIEIRLGISQETRA is encoded by the coding sequence GTGACACGGGGACGCTTCATAACGCTGGAAGGCGGCGAAGGTACCGGCAAGTCCACATTGCTCGCAGCATTGCGGGAGAAGCTGGAAGCGGCAGGCCAATCGGTCGTTCAGACGCGCGAGCCAGGCGGGACAGACCTTGCCGAAGCCATCCGGAATCTCGTTCTGCATCCGCCGGGGGAGCAGAGTTGGTCTTCCATGGCCGAAGCCCTTCTGATGAATGCGGCGCGAACGGATCATCTGGAAAAGAAGATCAGACCGGCGCTAGAGGCTGGGCACTGGGTCCTGTGTGACCGGTTCGCCGATTCCACGCGCGTTTATCAAAGCGTTCAGAGCGGTGTCGGACCGGCCATACTGAAGATGTTGGAAAATACTGTGCTTGGTGACAGCCGACCTGAGCTCACGCTCGTCCTGGATGCCCCCGTGGAGCAAGCCGCCCAGCGGCGCGCCGAGCGTGGCGGAACAGCAGATGCTTTTGAACTCAGGGACAAGGCGTTTCACGAGGCCGTAAGACAGGCATTTATAGATATTGCCCGCAGCGAACCGGAGCGCTGCGTCCTGCTGGATGCGTCGAAGGCGCCAGAAGAGGTATCGGAACGCGCGTGGCACGAGATCGAGATCCGTCTGGGCATTAGCCAGGAGACTCGCGCATGA